From the genome of Polyangium spumosum, one region includes:
- a CDS encoding PEGA domain-containing protein has protein sequence MKIRRPVSDARFLAALCGALLVAPAAHAQPSDAEKIAVAQALYDEAVAAMDAKDYATACPKLVEAVRLVPEGIGAKLTLAECYEESGKLASAWSHYAVASSLAQRAGQKDRAARAAAKAEALKGRLARLTIDVPDAVRKIPQVRVTRGGVALGEAQWGTALPVDVGRHEIVVTAPGYETWTRAIEVAKDGEAISARVEAPAIDLRASAAEERRRAASTVVIQNFAAERPWQRPLGTAAMGVGAAGLVLGGVLGGLAIQKNDESNAGLCDADDSCKRAGLALRSEAVRLGNGSTAALAVGGVVLLGGVVLFATAPASKSKGSAEKGPRAGVDATLELLPTGVRVRGAF, from the coding sequence GTGAAGATACGTCGGCCCGTCTCCGACGCACGGTTTCTCGCGGCCCTCTGCGGCGCGCTGCTCGTCGCGCCGGCCGCGCACGCGCAGCCGAGCGACGCCGAGAAGATCGCCGTCGCGCAGGCGCTTTATGACGAGGCCGTCGCCGCGATGGACGCCAAGGATTACGCGACGGCGTGCCCCAAGCTCGTGGAGGCGGTGAGGCTCGTGCCCGAGGGTATCGGCGCCAAACTCACGCTCGCCGAATGCTACGAGGAGAGCGGCAAGCTGGCGAGCGCCTGGTCGCACTATGCGGTGGCGAGCTCCCTCGCGCAACGCGCGGGGCAGAAGGATCGCGCCGCGCGAGCCGCGGCGAAGGCGGAGGCGCTCAAGGGGCGGCTCGCGAGGCTGACGATCGATGTGCCGGACGCGGTCCGCAAGATCCCGCAGGTCAGGGTCACGCGCGGCGGCGTGGCGCTGGGGGAAGCGCAATGGGGGACGGCGCTGCCCGTGGACGTGGGGCGACACGAAATCGTGGTCACGGCGCCCGGGTACGAGACGTGGACGCGGGCGATCGAGGTCGCGAAGGACGGTGAGGCCATCTCGGCGCGCGTCGAGGCTCCCGCGATCGATCTGCGCGCGAGCGCGGCGGAGGAGCGGAGGCGCGCGGCGTCGACGGTGGTGATCCAGAACTTCGCGGCCGAGAGGCCATGGCAACGTCCGCTCGGCACGGCCGCGATGGGCGTGGGGGCCGCGGGGCTCGTCCTGGGCGGGGTGCTGGGCGGGCTCGCGATCCAGAAAAACGACGAGAGCAACGCGGGCCTCTGCGACGCGGACGATTCTTGCAAGCGCGCCGGGCTCGCGCTTCGAAGCGAGGCGGTGAGGCTGGGCAATGGCTCGACGGCGGCGCTCGCGGTCGGCGGGGTCGTGCTGCTCGGCGGGGTCGTGCTCTTCGCGACGGCGCCAGCGTCGAAATCGAAGGGCAGCGCGGAGAAGGGCCCACGGGCCGGGGTGGACGCGACGCTCGAGCTCCTTCCGACCGGCGTACGGGTGCGAGGCGCATTCTGA